TGATCTTGTCGATGTTCAGTTGGTCAATCACCGCCTTGACCACGCGGGCGTTGAAGTCAGAGCGCGACTCGGCACAGACAAACGCATCACTCTTGCCCCAGCCGGGGAAATTGATCAGCAGCACGCGGTAACCGGCATCCACCACCGCATCAATATTGCGGTTGAAGTTGGCCCAGCCGGTAGCTCCCGGCCCAGAGCCGTGAAGCATGACCACAACCTTGTCGCCATCGCCGATGTCGTTGTAATGCACCTTAAGCGAGCGGCCATTGTCTTCGATCTGCACAAAACGGCTGCTGTCTTCTTCGCTGAAGCGGGTCATGGTCACCTCTCAAACAAGGCGCGCGCTGAGCGAGCCAAAACCGGCAATCCATTCAGGCACTGGCCGGTAATAACGGTCATGGGTCTGGTATGGGCCGTAACTCGACAGAGCAGCAAACGCGGCCACCCAGGTTTTGATTTCGTGGCTGGACTTACCGGCTAACACCGACAACTCGGCATTGCTCATGCTGTCCAGCTCGCTGAGCTGTCCCTGCTCAAGCAGGGAAAGGAAGCGCTGATCCCACTCTGGGTTGAGTGGGTACAGCGACTCCGGTTCTTTCACGAATCGCTGCGCAGCGAGGATCACCCGCTGAGTGCGTGCTTCGCGTTCGTCGGCCGGCAAATGCCGACCACTGCCTTTGAGCCTGTCTGCCATGAGGCCTTCGACGTTGGCCAGTTCAGGTACCGGAGGCTGGTGCGATAAACCTCCGGAGCCTATCAACAGGACCCTCTTATCCAGCGAGCTGGCCCAGCGGCCAATGGCCTCGCCCAGCAGACGGGCACGTTGAAAACTCGGCAGCGGGGTTGCCACCGAGTTGATGAAGACCGGGATCACCGGCACTTCACGTAAGCCACCCAGCAAAAACTCCAGTGGCTGAGCAGCGCCATGATCCAGTTGCATACGGTAGGACACGGCACTGTCTATGCCCGCAGCCAGCACAGCATCAGCACAGGCTTCAGCCAGGCTCTGCGGCACATCCAAAGCCCCGGCCAGGGTGCCGAAGTCACCAATGGCATGGGCCTGCATTCCAATACAAAACGACGGCATCACATCGTAGAAGAAGCCGTTGTAATGGTCAGGGCTGAACAAGATGACCAGCTCAGGATCAAACTCGGCGATACGCTGGCGGGCGGCGCTGATTACGCCGTCCACTTCGTCGAGGACGGCTTGGGCAGGGTCCACATGCCCCATCAGCGGGGTATGGGAAAGGCAATGCAGATAGACACTCATCTTGATTCCACACTCGGGTTGCACAGCCCCCACAGGCAGTGCAACCAGGTTCCTATGATTGATCTGTACCGAGCATAGGTAGGTGGCCTGCTACCAACACTCCCGTGACGGCGCGGCCTATCCATTGAGTGCAGGTTTTCTCGCGCACAGACACGCAAACGCCGGGACAAAGCCCGGCGTCTGGCTACAGCGGTTATTTCTGCAACGCCTGATCAATACTCCACGGCATAACTCAGGGCAAAGGTGCGGCCCTGCGCCGAGACGCTGGAGATTTTGCCGTAGGTGGCCTCAGCCTGTTGGCCGTAAACAGTCTTGTAGTCGCGGTCGGCCAGGTTGTAGATGCCGAAGCCAACCTTGCCGCCAGCCAGCGGCGCATGGGCGATCAGGTCGAAGGTGGTGTAGCCCCGAATCTTCGCCGCCGGTGTGGCACGGATGGTCGGGCTGACCGCCGCGTCCTGTGCGTCGTCATAGGCGCGGTCGGTGCCGCCCACGGTCAATGCTTGCAGGCGCAAGCCGTAGTCATCGTAGAAGGTCCAGTCGCTGTACAGCGTGGCTTTCAGCGGTGATACACGGAAGGCATTCAGCTCACGCCAGTCGCCCGCCGCATCCTTGTATTCACCGCGGGTGTAAGCCAGGGTGCCGCCCACATTCCAGATTTCAGTCAGCGGGTAGTTAAGGTTGGCTTCCACCCCCCAGATACGCTCGTCGGTATCGGCTACCGACACGCTGTAATCGCGGTTGAACTGCACCACTTTGTCTGAGGTGTTGTAGAAGGCGGTAACGCCTGCTGTCAGGCCAGAACGCGCCTGCAAGCGCCAGCCCAACTCGTAGTTATTAATCTTGATCGGGTCGATGTTGCTGCTGTCGATCACAAAGCCTGCCGAGACATCACGCAGCATGCGTTGGGTATCCGGCAGGCTGAAGCCCTGACTGAAATTGGCGAACAGTTGCTGATCATCGTTGAGCTGGTACAGCGCGCCGACATTGAACAAGGTTTCGCTGTGTTTCACATCGCCACCGCGCAACTGCTTGGCCTGATACCCCGGCGCCAGGTCAGCGGTGATCGCCTCGGAGTATGGCGTGGAGTCGGACACGTCATTCTTGATGATCTGCCTGCGCAAACCGGCTTGCAGGCTCAGACGCTCAGTGAGCTGGTAATCCGACTGGAGGAAGAAACCGGTGTTGGTCACTTCGACATCCGGGCCCATGGCGTAACGCTTACCGGCCTGATAGTCGAGGCCGTTGCTGGCGATAAAGGTGTTCACGTCGTAAGTCTGGCCGGTCTGGCTGTCTTTCTCGCGCTCGTAGTCCACACCGTAGGTCAGGGTCAGCTCACGCTCGGCCACGCTGAAGCCTTTTTGCAGCGCCGTGCGTACGCCCCATACGTCGATATCGGTATTGGACTGCATCGCCACATAGGTGAAGCCGCGAGGCAGTGCCGGGTGTGCAAGGCCGGAAACACTGGGGAACCAGCGGCCCTTTTCCTTGCGGTAATAGGCCTCGGCGGTCAGCTGCTGGCCGCCGAGCACATCCAGATTCTGGTACTGGGTATTGAAGCCGTAGTGCTCGGTGCGTGGCTGGTCATCCAGCTTCAGGCCATCCACCCCTTTCATGCTCGGCTCGTAGCTGGGGTCAAACAGCACCGCCAGACCGGGGCCGTAATCCGGGCCGTAATCGCTGTCCTGCTTGTCTTTGTAGTAGCGCACACCAGCACTGAGTTTCTGATTGTCGTCCAGTTGCCAGCTGAGGCGCCCGTTGAAGTCGACGGTCTGGGTGTCCTGACGGTCGGTCTGAGCGATTTCAGGACCTACGCGATCACCATGGGCATCCTGAATTTCACCTTGCTTCACATAGCTGAGCCCGGCAAAGCCGCTGAAGTCTCCTTCGCTAAATGCAATGGTCTGGGTGGCGTTGTAGGCCATGCTGTCCTGCGAAGCACGGTCGGCAAACTTCATCCCGACCTCGCTGCTGAAGGCCAACGGCGTGCCGTCTGATTGGCGAGTAATGATGTTGATGATGCCGCCCGTAGCCCCTGCACCGAACACGCTGCTGGCACCGGAGACCACCTCAATACGCTCAATCATCGCCGGGGTGATGCTGTTGAGCTGGCGCGAGCCGTCGCGGGAGCCGGTCATCGGTACGCCATCAATCATCACCTGCACGGTACGGCCACGCATGGTCATACCGTAGTTGCTGGTGGTCCCGGAGCCAGGCGTCAGGGATGGCACCAGTTGCCCGAGTACATCCGCCGTGCTGCGCCCCGGCGCGCTCTGCTTGGCGATGTCTTCTCGCTCGATGGTGTAAACCGTACCGGCGATTTCCGCCACGCTTTTGCCCACACGGCTGGCGGTAATCACCGCCGGTGCCAATGCCTGCGCCTGGCTGCTGCCTTGGGCTGAGTCACCTGTCTGTGCCACGGCCTGGGCGCTGATCGCCAGGCTGAGCAGAGATACCTGAAATGATGTTGCTAGAAGACGCATGACGTTCCCCTTCGGAGCACCGCTGAACACGCACTGCGTTTCAGGGAGACTCCTTGTTTGCGAGTTAAGAGTTGGCAAATCCGGCAGTAATTTTTTTCATAACACGCTGGCTGAGCAGCACGCTGAGCACCGACAACCCACCCAGCAGCAGGTAATACGCGGCATAGCCCAAACGTTCAGCCAAAAGCCCGGAAACCGCGCCGCCGAGGAAGTACACCAGCAGCTCCAGGCACACCAGAACGGTGAAATCGGTACCCGCCTGCTGACGCGAGCACAGGCGCATCAGCAAGGCATAAAGACTGGTCATGGCGATGTAACGGATCGCCAGCATCAGCAACACAATCGCCCCCAGCCACAGTGATGAGCCCTGAGCCACGCCGCCATACAGCAGCACGCCGAGTAGCAGATAAAGCACCGTACGCCCCCAGCCGATCTGGATCAGCAGCGACTCAGCCTTGCGGGTTTTCAGAGCCCGCGCCGCCGCCACCGCAGCCAGCAGGCCAACCGACGCACCCACCACTGACATCAGCAGGCCGATCTCGGTCAGGCTCCACTTCTGGTCGATCATCAGCGGCGTCAGCATGGCCATGGCCGGGGCTTCGATCAGGCGATACACCACAATCAGCAGAAACGCCCAGAGCATTTCCTTGCGCTTAAAGGTGTTGATAAAACTCGGGCGGGGGCTTTTCTCTGCGCCCGTTACCGGCGTACGGTCATTAATCCGCGCCACCGCCAGCATCGGCAATGCCGTCAGCGCAGCCAGCACCAGCAGCGCCACTTGCCAGCCCGATGTCTGGTACAGCCACAACACACCGGCTCCACCGACCATGCTGCCCAGCGCCACACCCATGCTCTGCGCCATACTGCCCAGGCGATAATCA
The Pseudomonas mendocina DNA segment above includes these coding regions:
- a CDS encoding MFS transporter; its protein translation is MKRSAELTAVTGMGLSVVVVLYLAHALPLYFFTVALPAILRSQAVDLRWIGMLSLLYIPWAFKFLWAPLIDRYYVRAWGRRKTWLWGTQLALVLGVLALAVTAFDYGLWVFILVSLWISTFAATQDIAIDGYTVESLPTADYRLGSMAQSMGVALGSMVGGAGVLWLYQTSGWQVALLVLAALTALPMLAVARINDRTPVTGAEKSPRPSFINTFKRKEMLWAFLLIVVYRLIEAPAMAMLTPLMIDQKWSLTEIGLLMSVVGASVGLLAAVAAARALKTRKAESLLIQIGWGRTVLYLLLGVLLYGGVAQGSSLWLGAIVLLMLAIRYIAMTSLYALLMRLCSRQQAGTDFTVLVCLELLVYFLGGAVSGLLAERLGYAAYYLLLGGLSVLSVLLSQRVMKKITAGFANS
- the mhpB gene encoding 3-carboxyethylcatechol 2,3-dioxygenase codes for the protein MSVYLHCLSHTPLMGHVDPAQAVLDEVDGVISAARQRIAEFDPELVILFSPDHYNGFFYDVMPSFCIGMQAHAIGDFGTLAGALDVPQSLAEACADAVLAAGIDSAVSYRMQLDHGAAQPLEFLLGGLREVPVIPVFINSVATPLPSFQRARLLGEAIGRWASSLDKRVLLIGSGGLSHQPPVPELANVEGLMADRLKGSGRHLPADEREARTQRVILAAQRFVKEPESLYPLNPEWDQRFLSLLEQGQLSELDSMSNAELSVLAGKSSHEIKTWVAAFAALSSYGPYQTHDRYYRPVPEWIAGFGSLSARLV
- a CDS encoding TonB-dependent receptor; amino-acid sequence: MRLLATSFQVSLLSLAISAQAVAQTGDSAQGSSQAQALAPAVITASRVGKSVAEIAGTVYTIEREDIAKQSAPGRSTADVLGQLVPSLTPGSGTTSNYGMTMRGRTVQVMIDGVPMTGSRDGSRQLNSITPAMIERIEVVSGASSVFGAGATGGIINIITRQSDGTPLAFSSEVGMKFADRASQDSMAYNATQTIAFSEGDFSGFAGLSYVKQGEIQDAHGDRVGPEIAQTDRQDTQTVDFNGRLSWQLDDNQKLSAGVRYYKDKQDSDYGPDYGPGLAVLFDPSYEPSMKGVDGLKLDDQPRTEHYGFNTQYQNLDVLGGQQLTAEAYYRKEKGRWFPSVSGLAHPALPRGFTYVAMQSNTDIDVWGVRTALQKGFSVAERELTLTYGVDYEREKDSQTGQTYDVNTFIASNGLDYQAGKRYAMGPDVEVTNTGFFLQSDYQLTERLSLQAGLRRQIIKNDVSDSTPYSEAITADLAPGYQAKQLRGGDVKHSETLFNVGALYQLNDDQQLFANFSQGFSLPDTQRMLRDVSAGFVIDSSNIDPIKINNYELGWRLQARSGLTAGVTAFYNTSDKVVQFNRDYSVSVADTDERIWGVEANLNYPLTEIWNVGGTLAYTRGEYKDAAGDWRELNAFRVSPLKATLYSDWTFYDDYGLRLQALTVGGTDRAYDDAQDAAVSPTIRATPAAKIRGYTTFDLIAHAPLAGGKVGFGIYNLADRDYKTVYGQQAEATYGKISSVSAQGRTFALSYAVEY